From the Amycolatopsis thermoflava N1165 genome, one window contains:
- a CDS encoding glycerophosphodiester phosphodiesterase: MSGLFLVGAAGVTSASQAAPADKERAEPVVVGHRGAPGYRPEHTLASYELAYRQGADWVDVDLVPTKDGQLVARHENEIGGTTDVAAHPEFANRKTTKVIDGVALTGWFTEDFTLAELKTLRATERIPDIRPDNKIYNGRWQIATYQEVLDLTKRLGRELHRTLGTYPEIKHSTYFGSIGNPTEPKLVDLLNRNGLNKHNAPVIIQSFEVANLKALSRQVKVPLVQLTSATGAPADFVASGDKRTYADLVTPAGLKEISTYADYLGPEKAQIIPRTAAGALGTPTSLVKDAHDAGLKVVPYTFRNENSFLPANLRSSADPSAWGDVFAELDAFLATGIDGLFADQPDTALVAVRS; encoded by the coding sequence TTGTCCGGCCTGTTCCTGGTCGGCGCCGCCGGCGTCACCAGCGCGAGCCAAGCCGCCCCGGCTGACAAGGAGCGTGCCGAACCAGTGGTCGTCGGACACCGGGGCGCGCCCGGCTACCGGCCGGAGCACACGCTGGCCTCCTACGAGCTGGCCTACCGCCAGGGTGCCGACTGGGTCGACGTCGACCTGGTGCCCACCAAGGACGGTCAGCTCGTCGCCCGGCACGAGAACGAGATCGGCGGCACGACCGACGTCGCCGCCCACCCCGAGTTCGCGAACCGGAAGACCACCAAGGTCATCGACGGTGTCGCGCTGACCGGCTGGTTCACCGAGGACTTCACGCTCGCCGAGCTGAAGACCCTGCGCGCCACCGAGCGCATCCCGGACATCCGCCCGGACAACAAGATCTACAACGGCCGCTGGCAGATCGCGACGTACCAGGAGGTGCTGGACCTCACCAAGCGTCTCGGCCGCGAACTGCACCGCACGCTGGGCACCTACCCGGAGATCAAGCACTCCACCTACTTCGGCTCGATCGGCAACCCGACCGAGCCGAAGCTGGTCGACCTCCTCAACCGCAACGGCCTGAACAAGCACAACGCGCCGGTGATCATCCAGTCGTTCGAGGTGGCCAACCTCAAGGCGCTGAGCAGGCAGGTGAAGGTGCCGCTGGTGCAGCTCACCTCGGCCACCGGCGCGCCCGCCGACTTCGTCGCGAGCGGCGACAAGCGCACCTACGCCGACCTGGTCACCCCGGCCGGGCTCAAGGAGATCTCCACCTACGCCGACTACCTCGGCCCGGAGAAGGCGCAGATCATCCCGCGGACCGCGGCGGGCGCGCTCGGCACGCCGACCTCGCTGGTGAAGGACGCGCACGACGCGGGCCTGAAGGTCGTGCCCTACACCTTCCGCAACGAGAACAGCTTCCTGCCTGCCAACCTGCGCTCGTCGGCCGACCCGTCGGCATGGGGCGACGTCTTCGCCGAGCTGGACGCGTTCCTCGCCACCGGCATCGACGGCCTGTTCGCCGACCAGCCGGACACCGCGCTGGTCGCCGTCCGGTCCTGA